Proteins encoded within one genomic window of Brachybacterium sp. P6-10-X1:
- a CDS encoding PP2C family serine/threonine-protein phosphatase produces the protein MIERSLSDPDVHGTIRVVSASATHVGHVRGTNEDSILNASPIYLVADGMGGHNAGEVASAIAVEEFEKLTIQENVTVEQLGEALSSAADRIGELGGESTLGAGTTVSAVATMVLDGIGYWVVLNLGDSRVYRLSGDIFEQVSVDHSVVQELMDRGELTLEEARVHPYRHMVTRALGAGPESDPDYWLIPAEVGDRMLICSDGLTGEVDDSTIERTLRGPADVRTLSEDLVRLALDGGGRDNVSVVVVEAVEVIGLSLASEDTAGSSADSADEEFEIDEDTLPRAIPETGGSGR, from the coding sequence GTGATCGAGCGGTCCCTGTCCGACCCCGATGTCCACGGAACGATCCGCGTCGTCTCCGCCTCGGCGACACACGTCGGGCACGTGCGGGGGACCAACGAGGACAGCATCCTCAACGCTTCCCCGATCTACCTGGTCGCCGACGGCATGGGGGGCCACAACGCCGGCGAGGTCGCCAGCGCCATCGCGGTCGAGGAGTTCGAGAAGCTCACGATCCAGGAGAACGTCACCGTCGAGCAGCTCGGTGAGGCGCTGAGCAGCGCCGCGGACCGGATCGGCGAGCTCGGGGGAGAGTCCACCCTGGGCGCGGGCACCACGGTCTCTGCAGTCGCCACGATGGTCCTGGACGGCATCGGCTACTGGGTGGTGCTCAATCTCGGCGACTCCCGGGTGTACCGCCTCTCGGGCGACATCTTCGAGCAGGTCAGCGTCGATCACTCCGTGGTCCAGGAGCTCATGGACCGGGGCGAGCTCACCCTCGAGGAAGCCCGTGTGCACCCGTATCGGCACATGGTCACCCGCGCGCTCGGCGCCGGCCCGGAGTCCGATCCCGATTACTGGCTCATCCCCGCCGAGGTCGGCGACCGGATGCTGATCTGCTCCGACGGACTCACCGGCGAGGTCGACGACTCGACCATCGAGCGCACGCTGCGCGGACCCGCCGACGTGCGGACCCTCAGCGAGGACCTGGTGCGCCTGGCCCTGGACGGCGGCGGCCGCGACAACGTCAGCGTCGTCGTCGTCGAAGCGGTCGAGGTGATCGGCCTGTCCCTGGCCTCCGAGGACACCGCCGGCAGCAGCGCCGACTCCGCGGACGAAGAGTTCGAGATCGACGAGGACACCCTGCCCCGGGCGATCCCCGAGACCGGAGGCAGCGGTCGATGA
- a CDS encoding FHA domain-containing protein has translation MTEETEATAPAPLLGLGTWTQQGPATLVVREAGWAVLVPGTRKEVIEAAWTVLGDAPPAADLLDALVEKSGLDGVDDLAAILFAIVDGTTATLGVKGKTPLAVYTAEGSQQVAGTDDEPFVLTTLEGVHRIAFGDLPAEEPVGAPRVSSGIARVRGFVQMVIDPAEMDEDARAALVAQVEEDGRSIEDPEAAERRANRPAPAPRPSTGTSSSSSSSSRRTPKLADRKPGEMPPSISRGGSSRAATPEPASDGPNMFDGLFAESTPAAPAAAPEPSPPSEQAPAPATPSELSPAAAAPAREPAASAPDPATPASEPAASTASADAPAVSAASATPAADDSESGDGPAGPGARPAAEPVAAGQATGAAPVPTASEPPRRRLVSTSLFDRKRPGQAHPATEPAGAPATTPPEDPADAPVKQPAASAAPAPEPAASIESAPGAPSEASAGPASPALEESPTPEASPTPPAAPTPPPSIPTPAPPEEDEEVVSSDTQVAPLEDEAEPETEEAEGSGAPVTQIAPVDDGEQVDCGEPGRTPRPRRADPSAGSAPTELDNTGAYDDLFGKTVFRRIEDAAVRPAEDDDLAEDDAPGTPAEDVAAPPGAEPEEVQSEGAAAVPDAPAPASASASSGGDFIDWVPGVGRKAPEIAQTAARRAAEPQHPAPAYPQVHMADRPPAPQPGEQPSAAPQRYDQQSYSQQPYGQQPYGHQHQGPHPGPQPSGEQRGSGYAGQQIGHPGPAGSAPQHGAPPSDPGAAGDRHANAPHPVAPSGPPAPPSGPPSPPSGPPGRPAGAPGRPAGAPSSGDPAAPFASSASGVGQPPTGAVALSGLVCPQGHANSPERSICRACGTPLHGTPRTVARPPLGAIELSTGDRFVLDRSAIVGRRPRASRVSVHDVPQLVTVPSPQQDISRSHLELRLEGWHVVALDLGTTNGTTLYREGADPLRLRPREGVVLHEGDVLDLGDGVHLRMRERA, from the coding sequence ATGACCGAGGAGACAGAGGCGACCGCTCCGGCCCCCCTGCTCGGACTCGGCACCTGGACCCAGCAGGGCCCCGCCACGCTCGTCGTCCGGGAGGCGGGTTGGGCGGTCCTGGTGCCCGGCACGCGCAAGGAGGTCATCGAGGCCGCCTGGACCGTGCTGGGCGACGCTCCTCCCGCCGCGGATCTCCTCGACGCGCTGGTCGAGAAGTCCGGCCTCGACGGGGTCGATGACCTTGCCGCGATCCTGTTCGCCATCGTCGACGGCACCACCGCCACCCTCGGGGTGAAAGGAAAGACCCCGCTCGCGGTCTATACCGCGGAGGGCTCCCAGCAGGTCGCCGGGACCGACGACGAACCGTTCGTCCTGACGACTCTCGAGGGCGTGCACCGCATCGCGTTCGGCGATCTGCCTGCCGAGGAGCCCGTGGGGGCCCCGCGCGTCTCCTCCGGCATCGCCCGGGTGCGGGGTTTCGTGCAGATGGTGATCGATCCCGCGGAGATGGACGAGGACGCCCGTGCAGCCCTCGTCGCGCAGGTCGAGGAGGACGGCAGATCCATCGAGGACCCGGAGGCCGCCGAGCGACGCGCCAACAGGCCCGCTCCGGCGCCCCGGCCCTCGACCGGCACGTCCTCCTCATCGAGCTCCTCGTCCCGTCGCACGCCGAAGCTCGCGGACCGGAAACCGGGGGAGATGCCCCCGTCGATCTCCCGAGGTGGGTCCTCCCGCGCCGCGACCCCGGAGCCCGCCTCCGACGGACCCAACATGTTCGACGGACTCTTCGCCGAGTCGACCCCGGCGGCCCCGGCTGCCGCTCCCGAGCCGTCGCCGCCGTCCGAGCAGGCACCTGCGCCCGCGACACCGTCCGAGCTGTCGCCCGCCGCAGCCGCTCCAGCACGTGAGCCCGCCGCGTCCGCACCGGATCCCGCCACACCCGCATCCGAGCCCGCCGCCTCGACGGCCTCGGCGGATGCGCCGGCTGTGTCTGCCGCGTCAGCCACACCGGCCGCCGATGACTCGGAATCCGGCGACGGTCCCGCCGGGCCCGGCGCGCGCCCTGCCGCCGAACCGGTTGCCGCGGGGCAGGCCACAGGGGCTGCGCCTGTCCCGACGGCATCGGAACCTCCTCGCCGACGACTGGTGAGCACCTCGCTGTTCGACCGCAAGCGACCCGGTCAGGCGCACCCGGCGACGGAACCTGCCGGTGCCCCCGCGACGACACCTCCCGAGGACCCGGCGGACGCGCCTGTGAAGCAGCCCGCTGCGAGCGCCGCCCCGGCTCCGGAGCCCGCTGCGAGCATCGAGAGCGCCCCCGGGGCGCCGTCGGAGGCTTCGGCCGGGCCGGCATCGCCCGCCCTGGAAGAATCGCCCACCCCTGAGGCCTCGCCGACGCCGCCTGCTGCACCGACTCCGCCGCCCTCGATCCCCACTCCCGCACCGCCCGAGGAGGACGAGGAGGTCGTGTCCTCGGACACCCAGGTCGCTCCGCTCGAGGACGAGGCAGAGCCCGAGACGGAGGAGGCCGAGGGATCCGGTGCTCCGGTCACCCAGATCGCCCCGGTCGACGACGGCGAGCAGGTCGATTGCGGCGAGCCGGGGCGCACCCCGCGCCCGCGTCGCGCCGATCCATCGGCCGGGTCCGCACCCACCGAGCTGGACAACACCGGTGCCTACGACGACCTGTTCGGCAAGACCGTCTTCCGGCGGATCGAGGACGCCGCGGTGCGGCCCGCCGAGGACGACGACCTCGCCGAGGACGATGCCCCGGGCACGCCCGCCGAGGACGTCGCCGCACCGCCGGGCGCCGAGCCGGAGGAGGTGCAGAGCGAAGGTGCTGCCGCGGTGCCGGACGCGCCGGCGCCAGCGTCGGCGTCAGCATCTTCGGGAGGCGATTTCATCGACTGGGTGCCCGGCGTCGGTCGCAAGGCCCCGGAGATCGCACAGACGGCCGCGCGCCGGGCGGCGGAGCCCCAGCACCCCGCGCCCGCCTATCCGCAGGTGCACATGGCCGACCGTCCTCCGGCACCGCAGCCCGGCGAGCAGCCGTCCGCGGCTCCGCAGCGGTACGACCAGCAGTCGTACAGTCAGCAGCCGTACGGCCAGCAGCCGTACGGACACCAGCACCAGGGTCCGCACCCAGGCCCGCAGCCCTCCGGAGAGCAGAGGGGCAGCGGGTACGCCGGTCAACAGATCGGGCACCCGGGCCCGGCAGGTTCCGCGCCCCAGCACGGCGCCCCACCGTCGGATCCCGGGGCGGCCGGGGACCGTCACGCGAACGCCCCGCATCCCGTCGCGCCCTCCGGCCCCCCGGCCCCACCGTCCGGCCCGCCTTCCCCGCCGTCCGGCCCACCCGGCCGGCCGGCCGGTGCACCCGGCCGGCCGGCCGGTGCGCCGTCGTCCGGCGACCCCGCGGCCCCCTTCGCGTCCTCGGCCTCCGGCGTCGGCCAGCCCCCCACGGGGGCGGTCGCCCTGTCGGGTCTGGTCTGCCCGCAGGGACACGCGAACTCCCCGGAGCGCTCGATCTGTCGCGCCTGCGGCACCCCGCTCCACGGCACGCCCCGCACGGTCGCCCGGCCACCGCTGGGTGCCATCGAGCTCTCCACCGGGGACCGGTTCGTGCTGGACCGCTCCGCGATCGTCGGGCGTCGGCCCCGAGCCTCCCGCGTCAGCGTGCACGACGTCCCGCAGCTGGTCACCGTGCCGAGCCCGCAGCAGGACATCTCCCGCTCGCACCTCGAACTGCGGCTCGAGGGCTGGCACGTGGTCGCGCTCGACCTGGGCACCACCAACGGCACCACGCTGTACCGGGAGGGCGCCGACCCGCTGCGGCTGCGTCCCCGGGAGGGCGTGGTGCTGCACGAGGGAGACGTCCTCGACCTCGGCGACGGCGTCCACCTGCGGATGAGGGAGCGGGCATGA